A genomic stretch from Geitlerinema sp. PCC 9228 includes:
- a CDS encoding PIN/TRAM domain-containing protein has product MIDTIIIIAFIVAGAGIGFYSVDLLPESTRAQITNPEGLGWVTGGFGALVFGVVGLRVQMAYRRLEDRFREMPVEMLITRAIGLVVGLLVANLMLAPLFLLPIPEEFSFIKPLVAVVGSIMFAVLGIAIADTHGRSFLRLINPNSAEMMMVVEGTLKPAATKVLDTSCIIDGRIEPLLEAGFIEGQILVPQCVLQELQLIADSPNPQKRSRGRRGLEILNRMQENYPNRILIHSANYEDLTTVDAKLVRLAQEINATLLTNDYNLSQVAGVQKVPVLNINDIAHAVRPLYLPGDRIELKILKEGREPEQGVGYLEDGTMVVVEEGSPYIGDELQVVVTSSLQTSAGRMIFAKPVSAEEVTV; this is encoded by the coding sequence ATGATTGATACTATTATTATCATTGCCTTTATCGTAGCAGGAGCTGGCATCGGCTTTTACAGCGTCGATTTGCTCCCGGAAAGCACGCGCGCGCAGATAACCAACCCCGAGGGATTGGGTTGGGTAACCGGCGGTTTTGGTGCTTTGGTCTTTGGTGTCGTTGGGTTGCGGGTCCAGATGGCTTACCGCCGTTTGGAAGATCGGTTTCGCGAGATGCCAGTGGAAATGCTGATTACCCGAGCCATTGGTTTGGTGGTGGGATTGCTGGTAGCTAATTTAATGCTAGCACCTTTATTTTTGCTACCCATTCCCGAAGAGTTTAGTTTTATCAAACCTTTGGTGGCGGTGGTAGGTAGCATTATGTTCGCGGTGTTGGGCATTGCGATCGCGGATACACACGGTCGTTCCTTTTTGCGGCTCATCAACCCCAATTCGGCCGAAATGATGATGGTGGTGGAAGGGACGCTCAAACCGGCTGCTACCAAAGTTTTGGATACCAGCTGCATCATTGACGGTCGCATCGAACCGCTGTTGGAAGCTGGTTTTATTGAAGGGCAAATTTTGGTGCCCCAGTGCGTTTTGCAAGAGTTGCAATTAATTGCCGATTCCCCCAATCCACAAAAACGCAGCCGCGGTCGCCGGGGATTGGAAATTCTCAACCGCATGCAGGAAAACTATCCCAATCGCATTTTGATTCACTCAGCGAACTACGAGGATTTGACCACCGTCGATGCCAAGTTGGTGCGTTTGGCCCAGGAAATCAATGCTACCCTACTGACCAACGATTACAACCTGTCCCAGGTGGCGGGGGTGCAAAAGGTGCCCGTTCTCAATATTAACGATATTGCCCACGCGGTGCGTCCTTTGTATTTACCGGGCGATCGCATCGAACTGAAAATTCTTAAAGAAGGCAGGGAACCGGAACAGGGAGTGGGCTACCTAGAAGATGGCACCATGGTGGTGGTGGAAGAAGGCAGCCCCTACATTGGAGATGAGTTGCAGGTGGTAGTGACCAGTTCCTTGCAAACCTCTGCCGGGCGGATGATTTTTGCCAAACCTGTCAGTGCGGAGGAAGTTACGGTTTAA